A section of the Engraulis encrasicolus isolate BLACKSEA-1 chromosome 8, IST_EnEncr_1.0, whole genome shotgun sequence genome encodes:
- the LOC134454831 gene encoding carcinoembryonic antigen-related cell adhesion molecule 1-like has protein sequence MNPTYNDRASVDGTTATLVLRDLTLSDTGEYTLSISFGGVLSNAATTLAVFERISSMTLIASETELVEFNSSVTLTCSASGSSPSFQWFNRSDEVTGSDGVLIDDGTLTIMSVTRFDTGPYKCNASNIVSSEISPEVHLTIANGPDNAVITVTPPAEFYISGSCIVLSCSSESGPAAQIQWALNGTLLGKQGPELRLENVQANQSGEYTCWAHNSKTQRYTLSSPTSITVLGKP, from the exons ATGAATCCTACTTACAATGACAGAGCCTCTGTGGATGGAACCACAGCTACACTGGTGCTCAGGGACCTGACTCTCAGTGACACTGGGGAGTACACTCTGAGCATTTCATTTGGTGGTGTGCTCAGCAATGCAGCCACGACACTAGCAGTATTTG AGAGAATCTCCAGTATGACACTAATAGCCAGTGAGACTGAGCTGGTGGAGTTCAACAGCTCTGTCACTCTCACATGCTCTGCCTCTGGCTCCTCCCCCTCATTCCAATGGTTTAACAGGAGTGATGAGGTCACCGGAAGTGATGGAGTTCTGATTGACGATGGGACACTGACGATAATGAGTGTGACGCGCTTTGATACTGGGCCATACAAGTGCAATGCATCAAACATTGTCAGCTCTGAAATCAGCCCTGAAGTCCATCTAACCATTGCCA ATGGTCCAGACAATGCTGTCATTACAGTGACACCTCCAGCTGAGTTCTACATCTCAGGCTCTTGCATCGTCTTGTCCTGCTCCTCTGAGTCCGGCCCTGCTGCCCAGATCCAGTGGGCTCTGAATGGAACCCTGCTGGGTAAACAGGGACCAGAACTCAGACTGGAGAATGTTCAGGCCAATCAGAGTGGAGAATACACCTGCTGGGCCCATAATAGTAAAACACAGAGGTACACATTATCATCACCAACAAGCATCACAGTGCTGGGTAAGCCATAG